One region of Candidatus Cloacimonadota bacterium genomic DNA includes:
- a CDS encoding ketoacyl-ACP synthase III: protein MSDIRVKIDEIAMAVPEKILTNKDLEKIVDTSDEWIRTRTGMVERHISDDDTAASDIAFEACEKLFRKSSLRPRDIDLIIVGTVTPDHRFPSTACILQSKLGIPHCPAFDISAGCTGFIYTLTIAKQFIENGVANNALIVGVELLTKITNWTDRGTCVLFGDGAGAAILTRTHRGEISEVIDTYISSDGRYGDLLIQQGGGSRNPASHDTVDQNMHTVYMEGNKIFKIAVKSMGEAAVRILERNGFTGEDVDWLIPHQANLRIIDATAKRIHLLPQKVIINIEKYGNTSAASIPLAFAEAVEDGRIRRGDLIVLDAFGAGLTWGSVLLRY, encoded by the coding sequence TTGAGTGATATAAGAGTTAAGATAGACGAAATTGCCATGGCTGTTCCCGAGAAAATTCTTACCAATAAGGACCTCGAAAAGATCGTGGATACTTCTGATGAATGGATCCGCACTCGAACAGGTATGGTTGAACGTCATATTTCTGATGACGACACAGCAGCATCTGACATAGCATTTGAAGCTTGTGAGAAATTGTTCAGGAAATCATCACTCCGCCCACGAGATATTGATCTTATTATTGTCGGAACAGTCACACCTGATCATAGATTTCCATCTACTGCATGCATCTTACAAAGTAAACTTGGTATTCCTCATTGCCCAGCATTCGATATTTCCGCTGGTTGTACAGGATTTATATATACTCTCACGATAGCTAAACAATTTATTGAAAATGGTGTGGCAAACAATGCTCTTATTGTCGGTGTTGAGCTCCTGACAAAGATCACTAATTGGACTGACAGGGGAACCTGTGTACTTTTCGGTGATGGAGCTGGCGCAGCAATACTTACCAGAACACATAGGGGGGAAATCTCGGAAGTTATAGATACGTACATCTCTTCTGATGGGCGCTATGGTGATCTTTTAATTCAACAAGGCGGAGGATCTAGAAATCCGGCTTCTCATGATACTGTCGATCAAAATATGCATACTGTCTATATGGAAGGAAATAAAATATTTAAGATTGCTGTGAAATCTATGGGAGAAGCTGCTGTAAGAATTCTTGAAAGAAATGGATTTACTGGTGAGGATGTCGATTGGCTCATACCGCACCAGGCAAACCTTCGTATCATTGACGCTACAGCAAAAAGAATACACCTTCTTCCGCAGAAAGTAATAATTAATATTGAAAAATATGGTAATACATCAGCAGCAAGTATTCCCCTTGCTTTTGCAGAAGCTGTAGAGGATGGACGTATACGTCGCGGTGATCTAATTGTTCTTGATGCATTTGGAGCTGGTCTAACGTGGGGAAGCGTGCTTTTACGTTATTAA
- the fabD gene encoding ACP S-malonyltransferase, translating to MKKNNIAFVFPGQGAQYVGMAKEFFELPEYKHFFDEANERLGFDLVHIMFEGPEDELKKTHNTQPAILLHSVVAYNYFKDHIDLIPAFVAGHSLGEFSALVAAGAIDWLDALYLVHKRGEFMIEASRGIPFKMAAVLGLDSEVIIEFCEQNSGVVVAANFNTPVQTVISGERKAVTEVMEQCTEAGAKRVVELVVGGAFHSPLIHKSSKWLYDEMKNCNFSDAVIPVIPNYTATPEIDKAEIIDNLTQQIISPVQWVKSVEYMCKKGIDTFVEFGPGRIVTGMIKAIDNDTIRYNINTLEDAEKVVTAFKNL from the coding sequence ATGAAGAAAAATAATATTGCATTTGTATTTCCCGGTCAAGGTGCTCAATATGTCGGTATGGCAAAAGAGTTCTTTGAACTTCCTGAATATAAACACTTTTTTGATGAAGCAAACGAGCGACTTGGTTTCGACCTTGTCCATATTATGTTTGAAGGTCCCGAAGACGAACTAAAAAAAACACATAATACCCAGCCTGCAATATTGCTGCATAGCGTTGTTGCATATAACTATTTCAAAGATCATATTGACTTGATCCCTGCATTTGTTGCAGGACATTCATTAGGAGAGTTCTCTGCATTGGTTGCAGCTGGAGCAATTGACTGGCTTGATGCTCTTTATCTTGTTCATAAACGTGGCGAATTCATGATCGAAGCAAGCAGGGGTATCCCTTTCAAAATGGCAGCAGTACTTGGACTCGATTCTGAAGTGATCATTGAATTTTGCGAACAAAATTCCGGTGTCGTGGTAGCAGCAAATTTCAACACACCTGTCCAAACAGTGATAAGTGGAGAAAGAAAGGCAGTAACAGAAGTTATGGAACAGTGCACAGAAGCTGGAGCGAAAAGAGTGGTCGAGCTTGTTGTCGGCGGCGCTTTCCATTCGCCACTCATCCATAAATCCTCAAAATGGCTGTATGATGAGATGAAAAATTGTAACTTTTCGGATGCAGTAATACCTGTCATTCCAAACTACACTGCCACTCCCGAAATTGATAAAGCTGAAATTATTGACAATTTAACACAACAAATTATATCTCCCGTCCAATGGGTTAAATCAGTTGAATATATGTGTAAAAAAGGTATTGACACCTTTGTTGAATTCGGTCCCGGTCGCATTGTAACAGGTATGATCAAAGCGATCGATAATGACACGATAAGATATAATATCAACACCCTTGAAGATGCAGAAAAAGTGGTGACAGCATTCAAAAACCTATAG
- the fabG gene encoding 3-oxoacyl-[acyl-carrier-protein] reductase, whose amino-acid sequence MNRFDGKVALITGSARGIGKTIAQLFAQQGAHVVIADILQDEIDKIVSEFTSQDLKATGFTCNITIEEEVELMMKEIVQQFGSLDILINNAGITSDTLLIRMKKADWDKVINVNLTGTFVCTQKAAKYMMKQRSGKIVNLSSIVGFIGNFGQANYAATKAGIIAFTKSAAKELASRNINVNAVAPGYIQTEMTSVLSEEVQQKYLENIPMKRAGTPTDVAKLVLFLSSEDADYITGQTIIIDGGMI is encoded by the coding sequence ATGAATCGATTTGATGGAAAAGTTGCACTCATAACTGGCAGTGCGCGAGGAATTGGGAAAACAATTGCACAGCTTTTTGCCCAGCAGGGAGCACATGTTGTTATCGCTGATATTCTTCAAGATGAAATTGATAAGATCGTATCCGAATTTACCTCTCAAGATTTGAAAGCAACTGGATTCACGTGTAATATAACAATCGAAGAAGAAGTTGAATTGATGATGAAAGAGATCGTTCAGCAATTCGGATCACTTGATATATTGATAAATAATGCAGGTATTACATCAGACACACTTCTTATTCGAATGAAAAAAGCAGACTGGGACAAAGTTATCAATGTAAATCTTACCGGTACGTTTGTTTGTACACAAAAGGCTGCTAAGTATATGATGAAGCAACGCTCCGGCAAGATCGTGAATCTCTCTTCAATTGTCGGATTTATTGGCAACTTTGGACAGGCAAACTATGCTGCAACAAAGGCTGGTATCATTGCTTTCACAAAATCTGCTGCCAAAGAGTTAGCTTCCCGTAACATCAATGTAAATGCTGTTGCGCCGGGTTATATTCAAACTGAAATGACAAGTGTTCTTTCTGAAGAAGTACAGCAAAAGTATCTTGAGAATATCCCTATGAAACGAGCAGGGACTCCTACTGATGTTGCTAAACTCGTGCTTTTCCTCAGCAGTGAAGATGCAGATTATATAACAGGACAAACGATAATAATAGATGGTGGAATGATATAA
- the acpP gene encoding acyl carrier protein, with translation MDESIKEKVKGIIATQLGATDDEITETARFIEDLGADSLDTVELIMQFEEEFDIEIPDEDAEKLTTVGTAMEYLEKKLNE, from the coding sequence ATGGACGAAAGCATCAAAGAAAAAGTCAAAGGAATCATCGCTACCCAGTTAGGTGCAACCGATGATGAAATCACAGAAACAGCACGCTTCATTGAAGATCTTGGTGCAGATTCTCTTGATACGGTCGAGTTAATCATGCAATTCGAAGAAGAATTCGATATTGAAATTCCGGACGAAGACGCAGAAAAGCTTACCACTGTTGGTACAGCGATGGAATATCTCGAGAAGAAATTAAACGAATAA